From Oncorhynchus masou masou isolate Uvic2021 chromosome 7, UVic_Omas_1.1, whole genome shotgun sequence, one genomic window encodes:
- the LOC135543543 gene encoding putative claudin-24 produces MDPGVCAMELLGVFFSIGAWICSLATTIMSNWLTLSTDLLPAESYELGLWETCVVQDLGILECRPYDSLLGLPQDIKLSRILMCVTVATGLLGLLLAIPGIYWINSCNQGSEGLRVKRLTKMLGGILCLVAGILGLIPVSYIAHLTVMRFFDEAVPAIVPRWEFGDALFCGWTAGFLHLVAGSLLVTSCVCLQEEPCTLQMPIPLQRRHTHVHSTNTPHRKRSMEYV; encoded by the coding sequence ATGGATCCGGGGGTGTGCGCTATGGAACTCCTCGGGGTCTTCTTCTCTATTGGTGCCTGGATCTGCTCGCTGGCCACCACCATCATGTCCAACTGGCTGACCCTGTCCACCGACCTGCTGCCCGCGGAGAGCTACGAGCTGGGCCTGTGGGAGACATGTGTGGTGCAGGACCTTGGAATTCTGGAGTGCAGACCCTATGACAGTCTCCTCGGCCTGCCTCAGGACATCAAACTATCCCGGATCCTCATGTGTGTAACAGTGGCCACGGGCCTCCTGGGTCTCCTGCTAGCCATTCCTGGAATCTACTGGATCAACAGCTGCAACCAGGGGTCTGAGGGTTTGAGGGTGAAGAGATTGACGAAGATGCTGGGGGGAATATTGTGCTTGGTCGCAGGGATACTGGGTCTCATACCTGTGTCTTACATCGCTCACCTGACGGTCATGCGGTTCTTTGATGAGGCCGTGCCGGCCATTGTGCCGCGCTGGGAGTTTGGGGATGCCCTGTTCTGTGGCTGGACGGCAGGGTTTCTACACCTGGTGGCTGGCTCTCTGCTGGTCACCTCCTGTGTGTGCCTTCAAGAGGAGCCCTGCACCTTACAAATGCCTATACCGCTACAGAGAagacatacacacgtacacagtACCAATACCCCACATAGGAAGAGGTCCATGGAATATGTTTGA
- the LOC135543538 gene encoding LOW QUALITY PROTEIN: protein Shroom2-like (The sequence of the model RefSeq protein was modified relative to this genomic sequence to represent the inferred CDS: deleted 2 bases in 1 codon): MDVVDYRSELRMSAREVKAFLGADIFTAVGDRNKDDVEYRFVDVMLFGGAPWGFTLRGGLEHREPLLITKVEEGSKAATVSLQVGDEIVNINTVPISGSRQEAVCLVKSSHKTLALVVRRRNEPVSRPHSWHSSKFTEDHPEPTESHNEPPPAPPPVWQVKHEVSASTKDLSSCGDHDSNLRQLSSQFSSVGNMERVERPSHPFQPGCLSPSRYHRSAEPLSGGGGSGGKRESAFSCLSSTSPPPEPALALANTDTAATESSMFHKGVQTPTSEDGRRHSRYLQRPQGGGGSESPRTVPEEQPGSRYSSSGSGRSHIGPVWHVPERRRVAAPPSPPPPPLRNDSFAVTKVYPAYTEGPGAPPLRQMKAQERGVDRLAEAPENSSYRGRGNHISHDENGVDPRCSYNPPPCKKDFLHPNIAAGAPDYNHNQLSNPNKLSSVSSQDVRQSQSPFTCLPNHQRQYSDEGTFYLQTRSAPHPPKPQSVGSYYHSLQELPTNCSNSRNHVRSSTTSLSTSTIDQNYDCGGHIRYYCITTKQPAQPETCVRQSKSEVWRSDMELAKGSNDRGSTSSFHKTNKVKYPPNPQPAYTNCKERNGNFQPANVLLYGHTASNSLSSSGKPTTEENERRSEGQRPTEAQLRNSYSPSPPKDHKVAPLREDPWVSQENHKISSQKTPMLHSLAQESRSPMLHSLAQESVLHQALNHPATAPPPPSNGGEKPTTPYEALTDNMATGKLARRSDRYATTLRNEIQLKRAQLQKSRSAATLTCPSETEEPEEEETDPGGWKSTSSDGSFSTSYKDHLKEAQARVLQATSFRRRDLEPPGSGSEAQLTKPNSHIVSRIGGRKRFPLNKRVHSFSEPDKINKLGVEGDGEHPVGTARSFIDRRKFFEMAAKPSFCRPISTIHKSGQQSSSTTSGTLERGEGKARGRAHSGETEEGWRPGLASETSSDHHPDPLSPAGRQALLEQQRLGTFAEYQVTWNMQRKASDTKPQGRYHSADNILDQGTEETPVCVHERSRSSPSQDFHTQKIPVPWRETVENPYLDHRRDQQGGSYPTRGQSESREQPAQLHHFPQPPQPSIPRLTDTEPHSSRDVATPTPLPLPSEHRYKRDSANPAHNLPALPPYPSNHTHSSVSEQPLPPPTPAPKPQNTGLISMPHWPLLGLETPSSTSSSYGLSPQEFLPGPCTHQAEPSSSSSCSSHGPELDPAPNQACSLGSTQLPSPSPGRTAGLGTEEGAADSTLEPPPSPSSHSPFFSYQPASLTVPSSGGTSSPSPQFAPQRLTDQPPVSVSMQDEAQSRPENRTNSVMEMSSVGKKVPVKIVHAESTTERESRQYLLHSEKNRAPGVSEGPDLPPPLPTSLPSPEPQPYSLFRAYTPYTRHGPQSPPRDPTLTVAPEEALSPGQSQTNGPSGTSTMGPQQPQKSHSEEDVRREELARDVMDKDKSLVDILDQSKMKTTMDLMEGIFPQGEQILDGGHQRRKVSPKQGLPPRGMDDRREEEGMSAATGSLVTSSSYYSTSAPKAELLNKMKDMQEDELEELEQDSEDELDINLASKKQELIDSLGKKLQVLREARESLQEDVHDNNSLGDEVEAVVQKVCKPNELDKFRMFVGDLDKVVSLLLSLSGRLARVENALNSLEEDTTPEEKRTLSEKRKLLIRQHEDAKELKENLDRRERLVYSIMAAHLSHESLADYQHFVKMKSALIIEQRKLEDKIKLGEEQLKCLLDSLLLEQRLLF; encoded by the exons gaggaaTGAACCAGTCTCCCGGCCCCATTCATGGCACTCCTCCAAGTTTACAGAAGACCACCCCGAACCCACAGAGAGTCACAACGAGCCTCCACCTGCACCTCCACCTGTGTGGCAGGTCAAACATGAAGTCAG TGCATCCACAAAAGACCTTTCCAGCTGCGGGGACCACGACTCGAATCTACGCCAGTTATCCAGCCAGTTCAGCTCCGTGGGGAATATGGAGAGAGTAGAGCGCCCCTCACACCCCTTCCAACCAGGATGCCTCTCCCCCAGCAGGTACCACCGCAGCGCTGAGCCTCTCTCTGGGGGTGGAGGATCTGGTGGGAAGAGAGAATCGGCCTTCAGttgcctctcctccaccagcccTCCCCCGGAGCCTGCTCTGGCCCTCGCCAACACTGACACTGCTGCAACTGAGAGCAGCATGTTCCATAAGGGTGTCCAAACTCCGACCAGTGAGGATGGAAGGCGCCACAGCCGGTACCTCCAGCGGCCCCAGGGGGGCGGAGGCTCAGAGAGCCCCAGGACAGTCCCAGAGGAGCAGCCTGGCTCCCGCTACTCCAGTTCAGGCTCTGGCAGATCGCACATAGGCCCTGTGTGGCATGtcccagagaggaggagggtagcagcgcccccctctcctcctcctcctcccctgcgcAATGACAGCTTTGCTGTCACCAAGGTGTACCCTGCCTACACAGAGGGGCCTGGAGCTCCACCACTCAGGCAGATGAAGGCCCAGGAACGAGGGGTGGACAGGCTGGCTGAGGCCCCAGAGAACAGCAGCTACAGAGGCCGGGGCAACCATATCTCTCACGATGAGAACGGTGTAGACCCTAGGTGCAGTTACAACCCTCCACCTTGCAAGAAAGACTTCCTCCACCCAAACATAGCAGCAGGAGCACCTGACTACAACCACAACCAGCTCAGCAACCCAAACAAACTGTCCTCTGTGTCTAGCCAGGACGTGAGACAGAGTCAATCTCCCTTCACGTGCCTGCCCAACCACCAGCGGCAGTACAGCGACGAAGGCACTTTCTACCTGCAGACCAGATCCGCCCCACATCCACCGAAGCCGCAGAGCGTTGGTAGCTACTACCACAGCCTCCAGGAGCTCCCTACCAACTGCAGTAACAGCAGGAACCACGTGAGGTCCTCCACCACGTCCCTGTCCACCTCGACCATCGACCAGAACTATGACTGCGGAGGACACATCCGGTACTACTGCATCACAACCAAGCAGCCAGCCCAGCCAGAGACTTGTGTTAGACAGAGCAAATCAGAGGTCTGGAGATCGGACATGGAGCTAGCTAAGGGCTCCAATGACAGGGGCTCCACAAGTTCCTTCCACAAGACCAACAAGGTCAAGTATCCTCCTAATCCTCAGCCTGCTTACACCAACTGCAAGGAGCGGAACGGAAATTTCCAACCGGCCAATGTTCTGCTTTACGGCCACACAGCCTCTAATTCCTTATCCTCATCTGGTAAACCTACCActgaggagaatgagaggaggagtgagggccAGAGACCTACAGAGGCCCAGCTTAGAAATTCTTACTCTCCCAGTCCACCCAAGGACCACAAGGTGGCACCACTGAGAGAAGACCCTTGGGTCTCTCAGGAGAACCATAAGATCTCTTCTCAAAAGACACCCATGCTCCATAGTCTGGCTCAGGAGAGTAGAAGCCCCATGCTTCATTCTCTAGCCCAGGAGAGTGTTCTCCACCAGGCTCTTAATCACCCTGCTacggcaccaccaccaccatccaacGGCGGGGAGAAGCCAACCACGCCCTAC GAGGCTTTAACGGACAACATGGCAACAGGCAAATTGGCGAGACGCAGCGACCGATACGCCACCACCCTCCGCAACGAGATCCAGCTAAAGAGGGCCCAGCTGCAGAAAAGCCGGAGTGCTGCCACCCTGACCTGCCCCAGCGAGACGGAGGAgccagaggaagaggagacagacccgGGGGGGTGGAAGTCCACCTCCTCTGATGGCTCCTTTTCCACGTCCTACAAGGACCACCTCAAAGAGGCGCAGGCGAGGGTCCTCCAGGCCACGTCCTTTAGGAGGAGAGACCTAGAACCTCCCGGGTCAGGGTCGGAGGCTCAGTTAACCAAACCCAACTCACACATAGTCTCCCGCATTGGCGGCCGCAAGCGTTTCCCTCTGAACAAGAGGGTCCACTCGTTCTCCGAGCCAGACAAGATCAACAAGCTCGGAGTGGAGGGTGATGGAGAACATCCTGTTGGAACAGCACGGTCATTTATAGACCGGCGGAAGTTCTTTGAAATGGCTGCTAAACCTTCCTTCTGCAGACCCATCTCAACCATCCACAAGTCAGGCCAGCAGAGCTCCAGCACCACCTCCGGCACTTTGGAACGCGGAGAGGGCAAGGCCAGAGGGAGAGCCCACTCAGGCGAAACTGAGGAGGGCTGGAGGCCGGGCCTTGCCAGTGAGACCTCCAGTGACCACCACCCAGACCCCCTCAGCCCCGCAGGCAGACAGGCCCTACTGGAGCAGCAGAGGCTGGGGACCTTTGCTGAGTACCAGGTCACCTGGAACATGCAGAGGAAGGCTTCAGACACAAAGCCCCAGGGGAGGTACCACTCTGCTGACAACATCCTGGACCAGGGAACAGAGGAGACGCCTGTCTGTGTCCACGAGAGGTCCAGATCGTCTCCCTCACAAGACTTCCACACACAG AAGATCCCTGTGCCATGGAGAGAGACTGTTGAAAACCCGTATCTGGATCACAGACGGGACCAGCAAGGAGGCAGTTACCCCACCAG AGGGCAGAGCGAGAGCAGAGAGCAGCCAGCCCAGCTCCACCACTTCCCACAGCCTCCACAACCGTCTATTCCAAGACTGACCGACACAGAGCCACACAGCAGCAGAGACGTggccacccccacccccctccctctcccctccgaACACAGATACAAACGTGACTCTGCGAACCCCGCCCACAACCTCCCCGCTCTCCCCCCGTACCCTTCCAATCACACCCACAGCTCTGTGTCTGAGCAACCACTACCACCTCCAACGCCCGCTCCCAAGCCTCAGAATACAGGCCTCATCAGCATGCCACATTGGCCTCTCCTCGGCCTGGAAACCCCCTCATCCACATCCTCCTCCTACGGACTGTCTCCCCAGGAATTCCTGCCTGGCCCTTGCACCCATCAGGCTGAACCATCATCCAGCAGCAGCTGCTCCTCCCATGGCCCAGAGCTGGATCCTGCCCCAAACCAAGCCTGCTCCTTGGGCTCCACCcagctcccctctccctcccctgggAGAACCGCTGGACTGGGCACGGAGGAGGGAGCAGCTGATTCAACACTAGAGCCgccaccctccccctcttcccactCTCCTTTTTTCTCCTACCAGCCTGCCAGTCTGACGGTTCCCTCCTCAGGTGGGActagttctccctctcctcagtttGCTCCACAGAGGCTGACGGACCAgccccctgtctctgtgtctatgcAGGATGAAGCCCAGAGCAG gccagagaacaggaccaaCTCTGTGATGGAGATGAGCAGTGTAGGGAAGAAGGTCCCTGTTAAGATCGTCCATGCTGAGAGCACCACAGAGAGGGAGAGCCGCCAGTACCTGCTGCACAGCGAGAAAAATAGGGCCCCTGGAGTTTCAGAGGGGCCCGACCTTCCCCCGCCCCTACCGACCAGCCTGCCCTCCCCTGAGCCGCAGCCCTACTCCCTGTTCCGTGCCTACACCCCCTACACACGCCATGGGCCCCAGAGTCCCCCCAGGGACCCAACCCTCACTGTAGCCCCAGAAGAGGCCCTGTCCCCTGGGCAGTCTCAGACCAACGGCCCCTCCGGTACCTCCACCATGGGTCCCCAGCAGCCTCAGAAGAGTCATTCGGAGGAggatgtgaggagagaggagctggCCAGAGACGTCATGGACAAGGATAAGTCCCTGGTGGACATCTTGGACCAGAGTAAGATGAAGACCACCATggatctgatggaggggatcTTCCCCCAGGGGGAGCAGATCTTGGATGGGGGGCACCAGAGGAGGAAAGTCTCCCCCAAACAGGGATTGCCGCCCAGGGGAATGGATGACCG gagagaggaggagggcatgTCTGCTGCCACAGGGTCCCTGGTGACCAGCTCCTCTTACTACAGCACATCTGCCCCCAAGGCTGAGCTGCTCAACAAGATGAAGGACATGCAGGAGGACGAGCTGGAGGAGCTGGAGCAAGACTCGGAGGACGAACTGGACATCAACCTGGCCAGCAAGAAG CAAGAGCTGATTGACAGCCTGGGTAAGAAGCTGCAGGTGCTACGCGAGGCCAGGGAGAGCCTTCAGGAGGATGTCCACGACAACAACTCTCTGGGGGACGAGGTGGAGGCCGTGGTGCAGAAGGTCTGCAAGCCCAATGAGCTGGACAAGTTCAGGATGTTCGTGGGAGATCTGGACAAAGTGGTCAGTTTGCTGCTGTCCCTGTCTGGCCGACTGGCCAGGGTGGAGAACGCTCTCAACAGTCTGGAAGAAGACACTACACCAGAAGAGAAG cgtaCCCTGTCAGAGAAGAGGAAGTTGTTGATCAGACAACACGAAGACGCCAAAGAGCTCAAGGAGAACCTTGACCGGCGGGAGCGCCTGGTTTACAGCATCATGGCTGCTCACCTCAGCCACGAGAGCCTGGCAGACTACCAGCACTTTGTCAAGATGAAGTCAGCCCTCATCATCGAGCAGCGCAAGCTGGAAGACAAGATCAAACTGGGAGAGGAGCAGCTGAAATGTCTGCTGGATAGTTTATTGTTGGAGCAACGGCTGCTGTTCTGA
- the LOC135543542 gene encoding claudin-34-like has protein sequence MAYLVHTAHPQFVSLWLSAVGWVLTAVTLGLIQWRVWQVADLTFITSGVAWVGIWRVCFYSHTLVTSGFRVMYCQNMALSDTFTPPEVATAQVLTLIGLVVGFCGNAAAVYALRNVYFGLEKQTPIRCAFAVAGTLCLLSAVCFLIPLLWNLNSVVTNQTIAFPSNFHMPPAPVTQNAGAGIGVGIVGSFMMIVSGVIFIFYRFPVKVGPRVEPPCPEARHFDGSSVGTLSLPCPTDPGDSLNNSQAMDNPAFRSDEHL, from the coding sequence ATGGCATACCTGGTTCACACGGCTCACCCTCAGTTCGTCAGCCTGTGGTTGAGCGCCGTGGGTTGGGTCCTTACTGCGGTGACCCTTGGACTCATCCAGTGGAGGGTCTGGCAGGTGGCCGACTTGACCTTCATCACCTCAGGAGTGGCCTGGGTCGGAATCTGGAGGGTGTGTTTCTATAGCCATACCCTCGTGACCTCGGGGTTCAGGGTCATGTATTGTCAGAATATGGCGCTGTCGGACACCTTCACGCCCCCGGAGGTCGCCACGGCCCAGGTGCTCACTCTAATAGGGTTGGTTGTGGGGTTCTGTGGAAACGCTGCCGCCGTCTACGCCCTCAGGAACGTCTATTTTGGCCTGGAGAAGCAGACGCCTATCCGCTGTGCGTTCGCAGTGGCTGGTACTCTGTGCTTGTTGTCTGCTGTGTGTTTTCTCATACCTCTCCTGTGGAACCTGAACTCGGTGGTGACCAATCAGACGATTGCGTTCCCGTCGAACTTCCACATGCCCCCTGCACCTGTGACCCAGAACGCGGGGGCAGGTATCGGAGTCGGGATCGTAGGGTCGTTCATGATGATCGTCAGTGGAGTTATCTTCATCTTCTACAGGTTCCCTGTCAAGGTAGGACCCAGAGTGGAGCCGCCTTGTCCAGAGGCGAGACACTTTGATGGGTCAAGTGTTGGGACATTATCCCTACCCTGTCccacagacccaggagacagtcTGAATAACTCTCAGGCCATGGACAATCCTGCCTTCCGCTCTGATGAGCACTTGTGA